A genomic region of Miscanthus floridulus cultivar M001 chromosome 3, ASM1932011v1, whole genome shotgun sequence contains the following coding sequences:
- the LOC136544724 gene encoding ylmG homolog protein 1-2, chloroplastic-like, which yields MYGILTSPCPRSPLLGTLPSPSARPFPRTLAFPARPLPRGLRLTPPRAATEASASAAATALGGLLASPLSTLEAALRGLNFAPLRAPVAAAMSAAVRWLGVYREVLLVGVLLSWFPNIPWDRQPFSALRDLCDPFLALCREVMPPVFGRKLDLSPLVAFMAIDIIIMILRPQPRM from the coding sequence ATGTACGGCATCCTGACCTCCCCCTGCCCTCGGTCCCCGCTTCTCGGCACCCTCCCGAGCCCATCCGCCCGCCCATTCCCCAGAACCCTAGCCTTCCCCGCGAGACCCCTCCCCCGCGGCCTCCGCCTGACCCCTCCGCGCGCTGCCACggaggcgtcggcgtcggcggcagCCACGGCGCTGGGCGGGCTGCTGGCGTCGCCGCTCTCGACGCTGGAGGCCGCCCTGCGGGGCCTCAACTTCGCGCCCCTTCGCGCCCCCGTGGCGGCGGCGATGTCGGCGGCCGTGCGGTGGCTGGGAGTGTACCGGGAGGTGCTGCTCGTCGGCGTGCTGCTCTCCTGGTTCCCCAACATCCCCTGGGACCGCCAGCCCTTCTCGGCCCTGCGCGACCTCTGCGACCCCTTCCTCGCCCTCTGCCGTGAGGTCATGCCCCCTGTGTTCGGGCGCAAGCTCGACCTCAGCCCGCTTGTTGCGTTCATGGCTAttgacatcatcatcatgatccTGCGCCCGCAGCCACGCATGTGA
- the LOC136544725 gene encoding actin-related protein 2/3 complex subunit 2A-like, protein MILLQSPLRFLLQILQDRVLRGEKGMDIDCHTVEFDDVRYHIQFSMRNPKVMVLSVALPLPPSEAILYDGLPLGAIEAIKAAYGPVVQILDPPKDGFDLTKKINLTKLPPDEEQRNAILTQIASIREVVLGAPLKLLLKHLASRTVAPNVDKLVALVHRPNESFFLAPQADKVTIMYPMRFQDSIDIVLATSFLQEFVEARRTAALNNVPSCMWSLAPPLELKGVSADALNANAGFVTFVVYPRHVEGKKLDRTVWNLLTFHAYVSYHVKVRPFNLVSFVYIELLSYYQQLPLNIWEFTSHGESEHFI, encoded by the exons ATGATACTGCTCCAGTCCCCATTGAGGTTCCTGCTCCAGATCCTGCAAGACCGTGTTCTCAG AGGCGAGAAGGGCATGGACATCGACTGTCACACGGTAGAGTTCGACGATGTCCGGTATCATATCCAG TTTTCTATGAGGAATCCAAAAGTAATGGTGTTGTCAGTTGCTTTGCCTCTGCCACCTTCTGAAGCGATTCTGTATGATGGGCTTCCACTTGGTGCCATTGAAGCTATAAAAGCGGCTTATGGGCCAGTTGTGCAGATTCTTGATCCTCCAAAGGATGGGTTTGATCTCACAAAGAAGATAAATTTGACAAAACTTCCACCAGATGAAG AGCAAAGGAATGCTATCTTGACACAAATTGCATCTATTAGAGAGGTTGTGCTGGGTGCACCACTGAAGCTCCTGCTGAAACATTTAGCCTCAAGGACAGTTGCACCTAATGTTGACAAGCTTGTTGCTCTTGTTCACCGTCCTAATGAATCCTTTTTCCTTGCTCCCCAG GCAGATAAAGTTACCATCATGTATCCAATGAGATTCCAGGACTCCATTGATATTGTTTTAGCAACTTCCTTCCTGCAG GAATTTGTGGAGGCAAGACGAACGGCTGCACTTAATAATGTTCCTTCTTGTATGTGGTCTCTGGCACCACCTCTTGAGTTAAAAGGAGTATCTGCTGATGCACTGAATGCAAATGCTGGCTTTGTTACTTTTG TTGTTTACCCTCGGCATGTTGAGGGTAAAAAGCTAGATAGAACAGTTTGGAATTTGTTGACATTTCATGCTTATGTAAGCTATCATGTAAAGGTAAGGCCCTTTAATCTGGTGTCATTTGTTTATATAGAATTACTAAGTTACTACCAGCAGCTTCCCTTGAATATTTGGGAATTTACTAGTCATGGTGAATCGGAACATTTCATATGA